One window from the genome of Amycolatopsis sp. NBC_01480 encodes:
- the hxlA gene encoding 3-hexulose-6-phosphate synthase, which translates to MRLQVALDVVDLGSALGLAREVAEFVDILELGTPLVKAAGMGAVSAVKAAHPDKLVFVDLKTADAGELEAGLAFEAGADLVTVMGVADDDTVRGAVAAGRRYGKEVVADMIAVSVGRVARIREVAKLGVSFVEIHAGLDEQARAGYSIENLLADGREAGVAFSIAGGVKAATIGAVREAGATVAVVGGGIYNAPDPAAAAKELKKLAA; encoded by the coding sequence ATGCGGTTGCAGGTGGCGTTGGATGTGGTGGATTTGGGTTCGGCGTTGGGGTTGGCGCGTGAGGTGGCGGAGTTTGTGGATATTTTGGAGTTGGGGACGCCGTTGGTGAAGGCGGCGGGGATGGGTGCGGTGTCGGCGGTGAAGGCGGCGCATCCGGACAAGTTGGTGTTTGTGGATTTGAAGACGGCGGATGCGGGTGAGTTGGAGGCGGGGTTGGCGTTTGAGGCGGGGGCGGATTTGGTGACGGTGATGGGGGTGGCTGATGACGACACGGTGCGGGGTGCGGTGGCGGCGGGCCGGAGGTACGGCAAGGAGGTGGTGGCGGACATGATCGCGGTGTCTGTGGGTCGGGTGGCGCGGATCCGGGAGGTGGCGAAGCTGGGGGTGTCGTTCGTGGAGATTCATGCGGGTTTGGACGAGCAGGCGCGTGCGGGGTACAGCATCGAGAATTTGCTGGCGGATGGCCGGGAGGCGGGGGTGGCGTTCTCGATCGCGGGTGGGGTGAAGGCCGCGACGATCGGTGCGGTGCGGGAGGCGGGCGCGACGGTCGCGGTGGTCGGTGGCGGTATCTACAACGCCCCTGATCCGGCCGCCGCCGCGAAGGAACTCAAAAAACTCGCCGCCTGA
- a CDS encoding class I fructose-bisphosphate aldolase, which translates to MSTLNKIARIMVSERRGILAADESIGTMSSRLEGVGVEATEENRRVYRELIVTTPKLSESVSGIILADETFHQRLSNGQTFPAFLADLGILAGIKVDTGAKPLAGAPGENVTEGLDGLRERVRNYAALGATFAKWRATITIGDGLPSDRAVRANVHALARYAGLCQEGGVVPIVEPEVLMDGSHSLARCKQVTTSVLRSLFDELNLMQVQLDGIVLKPNMVVAGKNCPEQPSVREVAEATVDALRETVPTFVPGIAFLSGGQSPEKATEHLAAMQRLDPLPWELTYSFGRALVGPALETWRGDNGKREAAQKALSDRAVANAAAR; encoded by the coding sequence ATGTCCACTCTTAACAAGATCGCTCGCATCATGGTCTCCGAACGGCGGGGAATCCTCGCCGCCGACGAGAGCATCGGGACGATGTCTTCCCGGCTCGAAGGGGTGGGCGTCGAGGCGACCGAGGAGAACCGGCGCGTGTACCGGGAACTGATCGTCACGACCCCGAAGCTCTCGGAGTCGGTCAGCGGCATCATCCTCGCGGACGAGACGTTCCACCAGCGGCTGTCCAACGGGCAGACCTTCCCGGCGTTTCTGGCCGATCTGGGCATCCTCGCCGGGATCAAGGTCGACACCGGGGCGAAGCCGCTGGCGGGCGCACCGGGCGAGAACGTTACCGAGGGGCTCGACGGGCTGCGCGAGCGCGTACGGAATTACGCGGCGCTCGGGGCGACGTTCGCCAAGTGGCGCGCGACCATCACGATCGGCGACGGCCTGCCGTCGGACCGCGCGGTGCGGGCCAACGTGCACGCGCTGGCGCGGTATGCCGGCCTGTGCCAGGAAGGCGGCGTCGTGCCGATCGTCGAGCCCGAGGTGCTGATGGACGGGTCGCACTCGCTGGCGCGGTGCAAGCAGGTCACGACGTCGGTGCTGCGGTCGCTGTTCGACGAGCTCAACCTGATGCAGGTGCAGCTCGACGGCATCGTCCTCAAGCCCAACATGGTGGTCGCCGGGAAGAACTGCCCGGAGCAGCCGTCGGTCCGGGAAGTCGCCGAGGCCACAGTGGACGCGCTGCGGGAGACGGTGCCGACGTTCGTGCCGGGCATCGCCTTCCTGTCCGGCGGGCAGAGCCCGGAGAAGGCGACCGAGCACCTCGCGGCGATGCAGCGGCTCGACCCGCTCCCGTGGGAGCTCACCTACTCGTTCGGCCGGGCGCTGGTCGGGCCGGCGCTCGAGACCTGGCGAGGCGACAACGGCAAGCGGGAAGCCGCCCAGAAGGCGCTCTCCGACCGGGCCGTGGCGAACGCCGCCGCCCGCTGA
- a CDS encoding LysR family transcriptional regulator, which yields MPQLADLDLLLSVEHYGSVGKAAQAHSLSQPAASIRISAMERRLGLRLLERSPTGSKLTEDGEMLAKYARNVMHAARELLEFGSGSQSAGAERLRLAGSPGVAEHLIPEWLNRSGFSFGEVRVEVQTGGVDELRRLIRADRVDLAFVDGWCQAGSPVPKQFREDLVTQYICDDRLAVVVGALHPWARRAGPVTVRELASAQLVLRERGSGLREFTDELLGSARASRSYVELPSSAAVKQVVATGQRVTVLNISTVRSEIADGRLRLVPVDQEMPAKPIYAAWSERRGLPGHARELVDIAASKGSPMPGAELGPKVTSTGGMTVDVHS from the coding sequence ATGCCTCAGCTCGCCGATCTCGATCTGCTGCTGTCGGTCGAACATTACGGCAGCGTGGGGAAGGCGGCGCAAGCGCACAGTCTTTCCCAGCCGGCGGCCAGCATCCGGATCAGTGCCATGGAACGCCGCCTCGGCCTTCGGCTGCTGGAGCGGTCCCCTACTGGTTCGAAGCTGACTGAGGACGGGGAGATGCTCGCGAAGTATGCCCGCAACGTGATGCACGCGGCGCGGGAGCTGCTGGAGTTCGGGTCCGGATCCCAGTCCGCCGGCGCCGAGCGGCTGCGGCTCGCGGGCAGCCCGGGCGTGGCCGAGCACCTGATCCCGGAATGGCTGAACCGCTCCGGGTTCTCGTTCGGCGAGGTGCGGGTGGAGGTGCAGACCGGCGGCGTCGACGAGCTGCGCCGGCTGATCCGGGCCGACCGCGTCGACCTCGCGTTCGTCGACGGCTGGTGCCAGGCCGGAAGCCCGGTGCCGAAACAGTTTCGCGAGGACTTGGTCACCCAGTACATCTGCGACGACCGGCTGGCCGTGGTCGTCGGCGCGCTGCATCCGTGGGCGCGGCGGGCCGGTCCGGTCACGGTGCGGGAACTGGCGTCGGCCCAGTTGGTGCTGCGCGAGCGGGGATCCGGGCTCCGGGAGTTCACGGACGAGCTGCTGGGTTCGGCGCGCGCTTCGCGAAGCTACGTCGAACTCCCTTCCAGCGCGGCGGTCAAGCAGGTGGTCGCCACGGGCCAGCGGGTGACCGTGCTGAACATCTCCACCGTCCGGTCCGAAATCGCGGATGGCCGGCTGCGGCTGGTGCCGGTCGATCAGGAGATGCCGGCGAAGCCGATCTACGCGGCGTGGAGCGAACGCCGGGGACTGCCCGGGCATGCGCGCGAACTGGTCGATATCGCGGCGTCGAAGGGCAGTCCGATGCCGGGCGCCGAGCTCGGCCCGAAAGTCACGAGCACAGGAGGAATGACAGTCGATGTCCACTCTTAA
- the pqqD gene encoding pyrroloquinoline quinone biosynthesis peptide chaperone PqqD, producing the protein MDRPELTAIPKLATKAMLKHDNVRDVELLLLPERVVLLNKSGAAILGLCDGSRTVRQVVDQLERDFEADDLASDVMKFLQDARGRGWVVVA; encoded by the coding sequence ATGGACCGGCCCGAGCTGACCGCCATCCCGAAGCTGGCGACGAAGGCGATGCTGAAGCACGACAATGTCCGGGACGTGGAACTGCTCCTGCTGCCGGAACGAGTGGTGCTGCTGAACAAGTCCGGGGCGGCGATCCTGGGCCTGTGCGACGGCAGCCGGACGGTGCGCCAGGTGGTCGACCAGCTGGAGCGGGACTTCGAGGCCGACGATCTCGCGAGCGACGTGATGAAGTTCCTCCAGGACGCGCGGGGACGGGGCTGGGTGGTGGTCGCGTGA
- a CDS encoding ribose-5-phosphate isomerase — MRIYVGSDHAGLELKTHLAERLSRLGHQVTDVGPAGYDAGDDYPPYCVETARRVVADEGSLGIVIGGSGNGEQIAANKVPGARAALAWSVDTARLARRHNNALLAGIGARMHTVEEAERIVDAFLAAEFEGGRHQRRIDLLSEYERTGEPPALPGD; from the coding sequence GTGCGAATCTACGTTGGCTCCGATCATGCCGGGCTCGAACTCAAAACCCACCTCGCAGAACGACTTTCGCGGCTCGGCCACCAGGTGACCGACGTCGGCCCGGCCGGCTACGACGCCGGCGACGACTATCCGCCGTACTGCGTCGAGACGGCACGGCGCGTCGTCGCCGACGAGGGCAGCCTCGGCATCGTCATCGGCGGTTCCGGCAACGGGGAGCAGATCGCCGCGAACAAGGTGCCCGGGGCCCGCGCCGCGCTGGCCTGGAGCGTGGACACCGCCCGGCTGGCGCGACGGCACAACAACGCCCTGCTGGCCGGCATCGGCGCCCGGATGCACACGGTCGAGGAGGCCGAGCGCATCGTGGACGCGTTCCTCGCCGCCGAATTCGAGGGCGGGCGGCACCAGCGCCGGATCGACCTGCTGTCGGAGTACGAACGCACCGGCGAACCGCCTGCCCTGCCCGGAGATTGA
- a CDS encoding fructose-bisphosphatase class II, which translates to MRTHERGTSEAPGRAAAAEGVFAWNGGLDDALALELVPVTEAAALAAGRWAGHSGDSARLAAVDATHTGLRSVPMRGVVVLGAGAREDTPALFHGAEVGYGDGPACDVGISFGDGALSETRDVPCALTAIAVAERGAMLDPPPEFDLEKLVVAADFADVVDLTRPVAENVRMLAAAKGVRVSDVVVAVLNRPRHVALAREIQDAGARLHLLEGGEIAGAVATARAERQVDLLLGTGSAAQGVIAAAALSCLGGSMQARLVPRDARRAGEPGTGGVLRTEDLVRGENVVFCATGVTSSELLGGIRNEGAGRAIAQSVVLCSNPDTVRTVRSEHRYARPSGHE; encoded by the coding sequence ATGAGAACTCATGAACGGGGCACCTCCGAGGCTCCCGGCCGCGCCGCGGCAGCGGAAGGGGTGTTCGCCTGGAACGGGGGACTCGACGACGCCCTCGCCCTCGAACTCGTGCCGGTCACCGAGGCGGCCGCGCTCGCGGCCGGACGATGGGCCGGGCACAGCGGCGACAGCGCCAGGCTCGCCGCCGTCGACGCGACGCACACCGGCCTGCGGTCGGTCCCGATGCGCGGCGTTGTCGTGCTCGGCGCGGGCGCGCGCGAAGACACGCCCGCGCTGTTTCACGGCGCGGAGGTCGGCTACGGCGACGGGCCGGCGTGCGACGTCGGGATCAGCTTCGGAGACGGCGCGCTTTCGGAGACACGGGACGTACCGTGCGCGCTGACTGCGATCGCGGTGGCGGAGCGCGGCGCGATGCTCGACCCGCCGCCGGAGTTCGACCTGGAGAAGCTGGTCGTCGCCGCTGATTTCGCCGATGTCGTCGACCTCACCCGCCCGGTCGCGGAGAACGTGCGGATGCTCGCCGCGGCCAAAGGCGTTCGGGTGTCCGATGTGGTCGTCGCGGTGCTCAACCGGCCCCGGCACGTGGCTCTCGCACGGGAAATCCAGGACGCCGGCGCGCGCCTGCACCTGCTGGAGGGCGGCGAAATCGCGGGAGCCGTCGCCACCGCCCGGGCCGAGCGCCAGGTGGACCTGCTGCTGGGCACCGGGAGCGCGGCGCAGGGGGTCATCGCCGCGGCCGCGCTGTCCTGCCTCGGCGGATCGATGCAGGCCAGGCTGGTGCCCCGAGACGCCCGACGGGCAGGAGAGCCCGGCACCGGCGGGGTCCTGCGCACCGAAGACCTGGTGCGCGGGGAGAACGTCGTGTTCTGTGCCACCGGGGTGACCAGCAGCGAGCTGCTGGGCGGGATCCGGAACGAGGGCGCGGGGCGCGCCATCGCCCAGTCCGTCGTGCTGTGCTCGAACCCGGACACGGTGCGGACAGTCCGATCCGAACACCGGTACGCCAGGCCGTCCGGGCATGAGTGA
- the pqqB gene encoding pyrroloquinoline quinone biosynthesis protein PqqB → MLIHCLGAAAGGGYPQWNCACAGCVKARAKPEAATAHAGIAVSGDGEKWLLFNATPDVHHQIAADPALHPGPGIRETPIAGVVLTDAEFDHTIGLLMLREESSLTVYGTDPVLEALTSCFPVRALLGDYADLAWSRVGIGEPLDLDDRLRVTPFQTGSKAPRYVGASQLRTSSSEWEVGYRLEDKLTGGTAVYAPTLPRWDEKFAHQLASADCVFVDGTFWTDDEMSSTGAGSRTGRSMGHMPVSGAEGSARALAALPAKRKIYTHINNTNPILDEASAERQRVTELGIEIGRAGLEVEV, encoded by the coding sequence ATGTTGATTCACTGCCTCGGAGCCGCCGCGGGCGGAGGCTATCCACAGTGGAATTGTGCCTGCGCCGGGTGTGTCAAGGCGCGTGCCAAGCCGGAAGCCGCGACGGCGCACGCGGGGATCGCGGTCTCCGGCGACGGCGAGAAGTGGTTGCTGTTCAACGCCACCCCGGACGTCCACCATCAGATCGCCGCGGATCCGGCCTTGCACCCCGGTCCGGGCATCCGCGAAACGCCCATTGCCGGCGTCGTCCTGACGGACGCGGAATTCGATCACACCATCGGCCTGCTGATGCTTCGCGAGGAGTCGTCGCTGACGGTGTACGGGACGGATCCCGTGCTGGAGGCGCTGACCTCGTGCTTCCCGGTCCGGGCGCTGCTGGGCGATTACGCGGACCTCGCCTGGTCTCGGGTCGGCATCGGCGAGCCGCTGGACCTGGACGACCGGCTGCGCGTCACGCCCTTCCAGACCGGGTCCAAAGCGCCCCGCTACGTGGGAGCTTCACAGCTGCGCACCTCCTCGTCGGAGTGGGAGGTGGGCTACCGCCTGGAGGACAAGCTGACCGGCGGGACAGCGGTGTACGCGCCGACGTTGCCCCGATGGGACGAGAAGTTCGCGCACCAGCTGGCTTCGGCTGACTGCGTCTTCGTGGACGGAACCTTCTGGACGGACGACGAAATGTCCAGCACCGGCGCGGGAAGCCGGACCGGGCGGTCCATGGGGCACATGCCGGTCAGCGGCGCCGAGGGCTCCGCCCGCGCGCTGGCCGCACTGCCCGCGAAGCGGAAGATCTACACGCACATCAACAACACGAACCCGATTCTCGACGAAGCGTCCGCGGAACGACAACGGGTCACGGAGCTGGGTATCGAGATCGGCCGAGCCGGCTTGGAGGTGGAAGTATGA
- the pqqE gene encoding pyrroloquinoline quinone biosynthesis protein PqqE, with protein sequence MPQPYGLLAEVTHRCPLHCVYCSNPLALLDRQDELGTEDWLRVIREAAGLGVVQVHLSGGEPLVRGDLEALVAECRRLGLYTNLITSGLGLTASRAEALVAAGLNSAQLSIQGDAAESTDLVAASKRFDKKEAAARIIRDAGLPLNMNVVLHRLNLDRLDAIIDVCVAWGAERLELANSQYYGWALRNRDLLMPGKAQLDDAVAVYERRKAELGERMELLWILPDYYEPYPKPCMGGWAQNALTVAPDGTVYPCPVAAEITTMAFSSVRDHGLEWIWAKSESFQAFRGTDWMPDPCRSCPRKEIDFGGCRCQAFALTGDAARTDPVCQHSPDHHLVQDALVRANQDHGEAAELVYRRPTVPARGR encoded by the coding sequence ATTCCGCAGCCGTACGGCCTGCTGGCCGAAGTGACGCACCGGTGCCCGCTGCACTGCGTGTATTGCTCGAACCCGTTGGCGTTGCTCGACCGGCAGGACGAGCTCGGCACCGAAGACTGGCTCCGGGTGATCCGCGAGGCAGCCGGGCTCGGCGTGGTGCAGGTGCACTTGTCCGGCGGCGAACCGCTGGTGCGCGGCGACCTGGAGGCGCTGGTCGCCGAATGCCGCCGCCTGGGCTTGTACACCAACCTGATCACCAGCGGCCTCGGCCTGACGGCGAGCCGGGCGGAAGCGCTGGTCGCGGCGGGGCTCAACAGCGCCCAGCTGAGCATCCAGGGCGACGCCGCCGAATCGACGGACCTGGTCGCCGCGAGCAAGCGGTTCGACAAGAAGGAGGCCGCCGCGCGCATCATCCGCGATGCCGGCCTGCCGCTGAACATGAACGTGGTGCTGCACCGGCTGAACCTGGACCGGCTGGACGCGATCATCGACGTCTGCGTGGCGTGGGGCGCCGAGCGGCTGGAGCTCGCCAACAGCCAGTACTACGGCTGGGCGTTGCGCAACCGCGACCTGCTGATGCCGGGCAAAGCCCAGCTGGACGACGCGGTGGCCGTCTACGAACGCCGGAAGGCGGAGCTGGGGGAGCGCATGGAACTCCTCTGGATCCTGCCGGACTACTACGAGCCGTACCCGAAGCCGTGCATGGGCGGCTGGGCGCAGAACGCGCTGACCGTCGCGCCCGACGGCACCGTGTACCCGTGCCCGGTGGCGGCGGAGATCACGACGATGGCCTTCTCGTCGGTGCGGGACCACGGCCTGGAGTGGATCTGGGCGAAATCCGAGTCGTTCCAGGCCTTCCGGGGAACGGACTGGATGCCGGACCCGTGCCGGAGCTGCCCGCGCAAGGAGATCGATTTCGGCGGCTGCCGCTGCCAGGCGTTCGCGCTGACCGGCGACGCGGCGCGAACCGATCCGGTGTGCCAGCACTCGCCGGACCACCACCTGGTGCAGGACGCTCTGGTCCGTGCCAATCAGGACCACGGCGAAGCGGCGGAACTGGTTTACCGGCGTCCGACGGTGCCGGCGCGCGGGCGCTGA
- a CDS encoding HAD-IIA family hydrolase, with product MSEIAASAGSAEPLLARYRGLICDLDGVVYRGAAAVPHAVETLNQVTERGVPVVFATNNASRAPADVADHLRELGIAGAGWSVVNSSQAAAAYLARRLAPRARVCAVGGPGVAHALAEAGLTPVRVADLDGAPVEAVVQGLGYDITWRELAAVGYLVEAGAAWVATNVDRTLPTPYGKAPGNGALVALVQTTTSASPHVVGKPKPALFELARARLGTGQPDTLVCGDLLGTDIEGAGSAGLDSLFVLSGSSRLRDLAFAERGARPTYVAADLSGLLAPALRLDGTSAQCLVELGPDDVPRLPSAGDHGRVLQSVVATVWAARDDGRTVSDDAQLWERIEKQLGVAGPGRPTP from the coding sequence ATGAGTGAGATCGCCGCCTCGGCCGGCAGCGCCGAACCTCTGCTTGCCCGCTACCGCGGGCTGATCTGCGACCTCGACGGCGTCGTATACCGCGGTGCGGCCGCGGTTCCGCACGCGGTCGAGACCTTGAACCAGGTGACCGAGCGCGGCGTCCCGGTCGTCTTCGCGACCAACAACGCGTCCCGGGCACCCGCGGACGTCGCCGATCACCTGCGTGAGCTGGGGATCGCCGGGGCCGGCTGGTCGGTGGTCAACAGTTCCCAGGCCGCAGCGGCCTATCTGGCGCGGCGGCTGGCTCCCCGGGCGCGCGTCTGCGCGGTCGGCGGGCCGGGAGTCGCCCACGCGCTGGCCGAAGCCGGGCTGACGCCGGTCCGGGTCGCGGACCTCGACGGCGCGCCGGTCGAAGCGGTCGTGCAGGGCCTGGGGTACGACATCACCTGGCGCGAACTGGCCGCGGTCGGCTACCTGGTGGAAGCCGGCGCTGCCTGGGTGGCCACGAACGTCGACCGCACACTTCCCACGCCGTACGGGAAAGCGCCGGGCAACGGCGCGCTGGTCGCGTTGGTGCAGACCACGACCAGCGCCTCCCCGCACGTGGTCGGCAAGCCGAAGCCGGCGTTGTTCGAGTTGGCCCGCGCCCGGCTCGGCACCGGGCAGCCGGACACGCTGGTGTGCGGGGATCTGCTGGGCACCGACATCGAAGGCGCCGGCTCCGCGGGTCTCGACTCGCTCTTCGTGTTGAGCGGATCTTCCCGGCTCCGCGATCTGGCGTTCGCCGAGCGCGGTGCGCGGCCGACGTACGTCGCTGCCGACTTGAGCGGGCTGCTCGCACCCGCGCTGCGGCTGGACGGCACCTCGGCCCAGTGTCTCGTCGAGCTCGGGCCGGACGACGTTCCCCGCCTGCCGAGCGCCGGCGACCACGGCAGAGTGCTCCAGTCCGTCGTCGCCACGGTGTGGGCGGCGCGCGACGACGGCCGGACCGTCTCTGACGACGCGCAGCTGTGGGAACGGATCGAAAAGCAGCTCGGTGTCGCCGGTCCGGGGCGACCCACGCCGTGA
- the pqqC gene encoding pyrroloquinoline-quinone synthase PqqC, with amino-acid sequence MNARSAEEFEAHLRSIGEKRYHHLHPFNERMHAGELSEAEFRGWVRNRFYYQMNLPKKDSFILTKLPGRDDRRRWITRITDHDGRTGDEGGIEKWVRLGEAVGLSREELFDVDTVLPGVRFAVDAYVDFCREKPWLEAVASALTELFAPGLLSRRIIDVERHYPWIAPAGLEYFRARLVQQPKDIAHLLELVIENAGTKAQQDACARALEFKCDVLWSLLDAVELAYRKSS; translated from the coding sequence ATGAACGCCAGGTCTGCCGAAGAGTTCGAGGCGCACCTGCGATCGATCGGCGAAAAGCGGTACCACCATCTGCACCCGTTCAACGAACGGATGCACGCGGGCGAGCTGTCCGAGGCGGAGTTCCGCGGATGGGTCCGGAATCGCTTCTACTACCAGATGAACCTCCCGAAGAAGGACTCGTTCATCCTGACCAAGCTCCCCGGCCGGGACGACCGGCGCCGGTGGATCACGCGCATCACCGACCACGACGGGCGGACCGGCGACGAGGGCGGCATCGAAAAGTGGGTGCGCCTCGGCGAAGCGGTCGGGTTGAGCCGCGAAGAATTGTTCGACGTGGACACGGTGCTGCCGGGCGTGCGGTTCGCCGTGGACGCCTACGTGGATTTCTGCCGCGAGAAGCCGTGGCTGGAAGCGGTGGCCTCGGCGCTGACCGAACTGTTCGCCCCGGGTCTGCTGAGCCGGCGGATCATCGACGTCGAGAGGCATTACCCGTGGATCGCGCCGGCCGGCCTGGAGTACTTCCGGGCGCGCCTGGTCCAGCAGCCCAAGGACATCGCGCACCTGCTCGAGCTGGTGATCGAAAACGCCGGGACCAAGGCACAGCAGGACGCGTGCGCCCGAGCGCTGGAGTTCAAGTGCGACGTGCTCTGGAGCCTGCTGGACGCCGTCGAACTCGCCTACCGCAAGAGCTCGTGA
- a CDS encoding NAD(P)/FAD-dependent oxidoreductase, whose protein sequence is MTSPTFLIIGAGLAGAKAAEALRDKGFDGEITIVGDEDHLPYDRPPLSKDYLAGNAARDSLYVHDATWYAEQRIELRPGVRATAIDRASHRVWLSDGGGLGYDKLLLATGARPRTLPGAAGVHYLRRVEDSDWLKGLFTTAASLAVIGAGWIGLEIAAAARQAGLDVTVAEALPLPLLSALGREVGAVFADLHLQHGVDLHLGVRVESIERGKRATLSNGWEFEADAIVAGIGAQPNTGLARACGLRVGNGVLVDASLRTSDPDIFAAGDVANAYHPLLGRHLRVEHWANALNQPVVAAAGMLGKDEVYEKLPYFYTDQYDLGMEFVGSVEGYDRVVYRGDVPGREFIAFWLKENRVVAGMNVNVWDVVEPIGALIRSGRPVDPDRLADLGRPLEEIGAA, encoded by the coding sequence GTGACCTCGCCGACCTTCCTCATCATCGGCGCCGGCCTCGCCGGGGCGAAAGCGGCAGAAGCTTTGCGGGACAAGGGTTTCGACGGCGAGATCACCATCGTCGGCGACGAAGACCACCTGCCCTACGACCGTCCGCCGTTGTCGAAGGACTATCTGGCCGGCAATGCCGCCCGTGACAGCCTGTACGTCCACGACGCCACCTGGTACGCCGAGCAGCGGATCGAACTGCGCCCGGGCGTCCGCGCGACCGCCATCGACCGGGCATCCCACCGGGTGTGGCTCTCGGACGGCGGCGGCCTCGGCTACGACAAGCTGCTCCTGGCCACCGGCGCGCGGCCGCGCACGCTGCCCGGTGCCGCCGGGGTCCACTACCTGCGCCGGGTCGAGGATTCGGACTGGCTCAAGGGCCTGTTCACCACCGCCGCCAGCCTGGCGGTGATCGGCGCCGGCTGGATCGGGCTGGAGATCGCGGCCGCCGCCCGCCAGGCCGGGCTGGACGTGACCGTCGCGGAAGCGCTCCCCTTGCCGCTGCTGTCCGCGCTCGGCCGGGAGGTCGGCGCCGTCTTCGCCGACCTGCACCTTCAGCACGGCGTCGACCTGCACCTCGGCGTGCGGGTCGAGAGCATCGAACGGGGCAAGCGGGCCACGCTCTCCAACGGCTGGGAGTTCGAGGCCGACGCGATCGTGGCGGGCATCGGCGCCCAGCCCAACACCGGCCTCGCGCGCGCCTGCGGGCTGCGGGTCGGCAACGGCGTGCTGGTCGACGCGAGCCTGCGCACCAGCGACCCGGACATCTTCGCCGCCGGGGACGTCGCCAACGCCTACCACCCGCTGCTGGGCCGGCATCTGCGCGTCGAGCACTGGGCGAACGCGCTCAACCAGCCCGTGGTCGCGGCGGCCGGAATGCTCGGCAAGGACGAGGTCTACGAGAAACTGCCCTACTTCTACACCGATCAGTACGACCTCGGCATGGAATTCGTCGGCAGCGTCGAGGGCTACGACCGTGTCGTGTACCGCGGCGACGTGCCCGGCCGCGAGTTCATCGCCTTCTGGCTCAAGGAAAACCGCGTCGTCGCCGGGATGAACGTCAACGTCTGGGACGTCGTCGAACCGATCGGCGCGCTCATCCGCTCCGGCCGCCCGGTCGATCCGGACCGCCTGGCCGACCTCGGCCGGCCGCTCGAAGAAATCGGCGCCGCCTGA
- a CDS encoding GPR1/FUN34/YaaH family transporter, whose translation MTNAEATEAPARALPEGDPSLIGVPTFIVGATALGLVLTGYVPAGAVGASIAIILPATGLGQLVAAVWAAALGQSAVASVFGIFAGFWISYAVLVLGLTHNWFGIAPDAAVSTQGLFLTAWLIMIVLLTLASLRLPAAFTLLFGLIDLALALVLVGTLNGSTGLTTLGGYVVFAFTAVGVYLFAGALSAATGGSPLPLGRPVLT comes from the coding sequence ATGACCAATGCCGAAGCCACCGAGGCGCCCGCCCGGGCCTTGCCCGAGGGCGACCCGTCCCTGATCGGCGTGCCGACCTTCATCGTCGGCGCGACCGCGCTCGGCCTGGTGCTGACCGGGTACGTCCCGGCCGGCGCCGTCGGGGCCTCGATCGCGATCATCCTGCCCGCCACCGGCCTCGGCCAGCTCGTCGCCGCGGTGTGGGCCGCGGCGCTGGGCCAGAGCGCCGTCGCCTCCGTGTTCGGCATCTTCGCCGGGTTCTGGATCAGCTACGCGGTGCTGGTGCTCGGCCTGACCCACAACTGGTTCGGCATCGCCCCCGACGCCGCGGTCTCCACCCAGGGCCTGTTCCTGACCGCCTGGCTGATCATGATCGTCCTGCTGACGCTGGCCAGCCTGCGGCTGCCCGCCGCGTTCACGCTTCTGTTCGGCCTGATCGACCTCGCGCTCGCGCTCGTGCTGGTCGGCACCCTGAACGGGTCCACCGGTCTCACCACCCTGGGCGGCTACGTGGTGTTCGCGTTCACCGCCGTCGGCGTGTACCTGTTCGCCGGCGCGCTGTCCGCCGCGACGGGCGGCAGTCCGCTGCCGCTGGGCCGTCCGGTGCTGACCTGA